From Phaseolus vulgaris cultivar G19833 unplaced genomic scaffold, P. vulgaris v2.0 scaffold_17, whole genome shotgun sequence, a single genomic window includes:
- the LOC137817141 gene encoding probable arabinosyltransferase ARAD1 isoform X1 produces the protein MYGKVLLTFIFVLLLLLSYTIFIGNLDIRSYFFPHFKLSAVVPAACALDPSLRVFMYDLPRRFNVGMIDRRNTSETPVTVEDWPRWPENWGLKKQHSVEYWMMGSLIHGVEGREVVRVSDPELANAFFVPFFSSLSFNTHGHTMKDPATEIDRQLQVLRLVDLMELLKKSKYWQRSGGRDHVFPVTHPNAFRFLRDQLNDSIQVVVDFGRYPRHMSNLNKDVVSPYVHVVDSLTVDEPQDPYESRSTLLFFRGRTYRKDEGIVRVKLAKILSGYDDVHYERSVATEENIKLSSKGMRSSKFCLHPAGDTPSSCRLFDAIVSHCVPVIVSDQIELPFEDEIEYSQFSIFFSFKEALQPGYMVDQLRKFPKQKWTEMWKQLKNISQHYEFQYPPKREDAVSMLWRQVKHKIPGVSLSVHRSRRLKVPDWWQRK, from the exons aTGTACGGGAAGGTGCTTCTTACATTCATTTTCGTGCTTCTCCTCCTTCTTTCGTACACAATTTTCATAGGCAACCTCGACATTCGATCTTATTTCTTCCCTCACTTCAAGTTATCCGCGGTTGTACCCGCTGCGTGTGCACTTGATCCGTCTCTTCGGGTCTTCATGTACGATCTCCCTCGCCGCTTCAACGTCGGCATGATTGACCGCCGCAACACGTCGGAGACACCTGTCACCGTGGAGGACTGGCCGCGGTGGCCCGAGAACTGGGGGCTGAAGAAGCAGCACAGCGTGGAGTACTGGATGATGGGGTCGCTCATCCACGGCGTCGAGGGCAGAGAAGTGGTTAGGGTTTCGGATCCGGAACTCGCCAACGCCTTCTTCGTGCCGTTCTTCTCTTCTCTCAGTTTCAACACGCACGGCCACACCATGAAGGATCCCGCCACGGAGATTGATCGCCAATTGCAGGTGCTTCGCCTG GTTGATTTAATGGAATTGTTAAAGAAATCCAAATACTGGCAGAGGTCTGGAGGTAGAGACCATGTATTTCCTGTCACACACCCCAATGCCTTTAGGTTCCTACGAGATCAGTTGAATGATTCTATTCAGGTTGTTGTGGATTTTGGTCGCTACCCTAGGCACATGTCTAATTTGAACAAAGATGTGGTGTCCCCATATGTGCATGTTGTGGACTCTCTTACAGTAGACGAGCCTCAAGATCCGTATGAGTCTCGCTCCACGCTGCTTTTCTTCCGAGGGAGGACTTACAGGAAGGAT GAAGGGATTGTTCGTGTTAAACTAGCAAAGATACTGTCTGGTTATGATGATGTTCACTATGAGCGAAGTGTTGCTacagaagaaaatataaaattg TCATCTAAAGGGATGCGTTCATCGAAGTTCTGTTTGCATCCAGCGGGAGACACACCGTCATCTTGTAGGCTTTTTGATGCCATTGTGAGTCACTGTGTCCCTGTCATTGTTAGTGATCAAATTGAACTCCCATTTGAGGATGAGATTGAGTACTCCCAGTTCTCgattttcttctctttcaaagAGGCATTACAGCCTGGCTACATGGTCGATCAACTTCGTAAATTTCCAAAACAGAAATGGACTGAAATGTGGAAGCAACTCAAAAACATCTCCCAACATTATGAATTCCAGTACCCTCCTAAAAGAGAAGATGCTGTGAGTATGCTGTGGAGACAGGTCAAGCACAAAATTCCAGGGGTCAGCCTTTCTGTTCATAGAAGCCGGAGGTTAAAAGTCCCAGATTGGTGGCAGAGGAAATGA
- the LOC137817141 gene encoding probable arabinosyltransferase ARAD1 isoform X2 produces MYGKVLLTFIFVLLLLLSYTIFIGNLDIRSYFFPHFKLSAVVPAACALDPSLRVFMYDLPRRFNVGMIDRRNTSETPVTVEDWPRWPENWGLKKQHSVEYWMMGSLIHGVEGREVVRVSDPELANAFFVPFFSSLSFNTHGHTMKDPATEIDRQLQVDLMELLKKSKYWQRSGGRDHVFPVTHPNAFRFLRDQLNDSIQVVVDFGRYPRHMSNLNKDVVSPYVHVVDSLTVDEPQDPYESRSTLLFFRGRTYRKDEGIVRVKLAKILSGYDDVHYERSVATEENIKLSSKGMRSSKFCLHPAGDTPSSCRLFDAIVSHCVPVIVSDQIELPFEDEIEYSQFSIFFSFKEALQPGYMVDQLRKFPKQKWTEMWKQLKNISQHYEFQYPPKREDAVSMLWRQVKHKIPGVSLSVHRSRRLKVPDWWQRK; encoded by the exons aTGTACGGGAAGGTGCTTCTTACATTCATTTTCGTGCTTCTCCTCCTTCTTTCGTACACAATTTTCATAGGCAACCTCGACATTCGATCTTATTTCTTCCCTCACTTCAAGTTATCCGCGGTTGTACCCGCTGCGTGTGCACTTGATCCGTCTCTTCGGGTCTTCATGTACGATCTCCCTCGCCGCTTCAACGTCGGCATGATTGACCGCCGCAACACGTCGGAGACACCTGTCACCGTGGAGGACTGGCCGCGGTGGCCCGAGAACTGGGGGCTGAAGAAGCAGCACAGCGTGGAGTACTGGATGATGGGGTCGCTCATCCACGGCGTCGAGGGCAGAGAAGTGGTTAGGGTTTCGGATCCGGAACTCGCCAACGCCTTCTTCGTGCCGTTCTTCTCTTCTCTCAGTTTCAACACGCACGGCCACACCATGAAGGATCCCGCCACGGAGATTGATCGCCAATTGCAG GTTGATTTAATGGAATTGTTAAAGAAATCCAAATACTGGCAGAGGTCTGGAGGTAGAGACCATGTATTTCCTGTCACACACCCCAATGCCTTTAGGTTCCTACGAGATCAGTTGAATGATTCTATTCAGGTTGTTGTGGATTTTGGTCGCTACCCTAGGCACATGTCTAATTTGAACAAAGATGTGGTGTCCCCATATGTGCATGTTGTGGACTCTCTTACAGTAGACGAGCCTCAAGATCCGTATGAGTCTCGCTCCACGCTGCTTTTCTTCCGAGGGAGGACTTACAGGAAGGAT GAAGGGATTGTTCGTGTTAAACTAGCAAAGATACTGTCTGGTTATGATGATGTTCACTATGAGCGAAGTGTTGCTacagaagaaaatataaaattg TCATCTAAAGGGATGCGTTCATCGAAGTTCTGTTTGCATCCAGCGGGAGACACACCGTCATCTTGTAGGCTTTTTGATGCCATTGTGAGTCACTGTGTCCCTGTCATTGTTAGTGATCAAATTGAACTCCCATTTGAGGATGAGATTGAGTACTCCCAGTTCTCgattttcttctctttcaaagAGGCATTACAGCCTGGCTACATGGTCGATCAACTTCGTAAATTTCCAAAACAGAAATGGACTGAAATGTGGAAGCAACTCAAAAACATCTCCCAACATTATGAATTCCAGTACCCTCCTAAAAGAGAAGATGCTGTGAGTATGCTGTGGAGACAGGTCAAGCACAAAATTCCAGGGGTCAGCCTTTCTGTTCATAGAAGCCGGAGGTTAAAAGTCCCAGATTGGTGGCAGAGGAAATGA